Proteins encoded in a region of the Streptomyces sp. PCS3-D2 genome:
- a CDS encoding FadR/GntR family transcriptional regulator has translation MTDTASEGDAARRLNPVLRQVRAGNGFEEALQQILQVVRLGLVPGGERLPPERELAERMGISRVTLREVLKVLQDQGLVEARRGRYGGTFVLPRPDTPAGGTEEELRRRVAGVDIEDVLRFREVLEVGAAGLCASQGLTEEGTERLLAALDATHDAPLADYRRQDTLFHLALCELAGSATLTAQYAAVRATVNDLLDCIPLLVRNLEHSQQQHSALVESVLEGDAARARETMREHCCGTAALLRGFLA, from the coding sequence ATGACCGATACGGCGAGCGAGGGCGACGCCGCCCGGCGCCTGAACCCGGTGCTGCGCCAGGTGCGGGCGGGCAACGGCTTCGAGGAGGCGCTGCAGCAGATCCTCCAGGTGGTCCGCCTGGGCCTGGTGCCCGGCGGCGAAAGGCTGCCGCCCGAGCGCGAGCTGGCCGAGCGGATGGGGATCAGCCGGGTCACCCTGCGCGAGGTCCTGAAGGTACTTCAGGACCAGGGCCTGGTGGAGGCGCGGCGCGGCCGGTACGGCGGAACGTTCGTGCTGCCCCGTCCCGACACCCCGGCCGGCGGCACGGAGGAGGAGCTGCGCAGGCGGGTGGCGGGCGTGGACATCGAGGACGTGCTGCGCTTCCGCGAGGTCCTGGAGGTGGGGGCGGCCGGGCTGTGCGCCTCCCAGGGGCTGACCGAAGAGGGCACCGAACGGCTGCTCGCGGCCCTGGACGCCACCCACGACGCCCCGCTGGCGGACTACCGCAGGCAAGACACGCTCTTCCACCTCGCCCTGTGCGAGCTCGCCGGGTCGGCCACCCTGACGGCCCAGTACGCGGCCGTCCGCGCCACGGTCAACGACCTGCTCGACTGCATCCCGCTGCTGGTACGCAACCTGGAGCACTCCCAGCAGCAGCACAGCGCGCTGGTGGAGTCGGTGTTGGAGGGGGATGCGGCTCGGGCCCGCGAGACCATGCGCGAGCACTGCTGCGGCACGGCCGCACTGCTGCGCGGCTTCCTCGCCTGA
- a CDS encoding glutamine synthetase family protein, which translates to MVDRKPPLAPEELRALVASGEIDTVVLAFPDMQGRLQGKRFAAQFFLDEVLAHGTEGCNYLLAVDTDMNTVDGYEMSSWERGYGDFAMHPDPATLRRIPWNPGSAFILADLAWNDGTPVVAAPRQILRRQLERLAEHGYTAMVGTELEFMVFQDTYEQAWNANYRGLTPANQYNIDYSVLGTGRVEPLLRRIRNEMQAAGLTVESAKGECNLGQHEIAFRYDEALTTCDQHSVYKTGAKEIAAQEGVALTFMAKYDEREGNSCHIHLSLTDADGRNAMAGEGHEAHGMSPVMRHFLAGQLAALRDFSLLYAPNINSYKRFRPGSFAPTAVAWGLDNRTCALRVVGHGRSMRFENRLPGGDVNPYLAVAGLVAAGLYGIENRLELPPICTGNAYTGDYAHVPATLREAAELWENSEIAKAAFGPEVVAHYRNMARVELDAYDSAVTDWELRRSFERL; encoded by the coding sequence GTGGTAGACCGCAAGCCGCCGCTCGCGCCCGAGGAGCTCCGTGCCCTCGTCGCCAGCGGTGAGATCGACACAGTGGTCCTGGCCTTCCCCGACATGCAGGGGCGGCTCCAGGGCAAGCGGTTCGCCGCACAGTTCTTCCTGGACGAGGTCCTCGCGCACGGCACCGAGGGCTGCAACTACCTGCTGGCCGTCGACACCGACATGAACACCGTCGACGGCTACGAGATGTCCTCCTGGGAGCGGGGCTACGGCGACTTCGCCATGCATCCCGACCCCGCCACCCTGCGCCGCATCCCCTGGAACCCCGGCAGCGCCTTCATCCTGGCCGACCTCGCCTGGAACGACGGCACCCCCGTCGTGGCCGCCCCCCGCCAGATCCTGCGCCGCCAGCTGGAACGCCTCGCCGAGCATGGATACACCGCGATGGTCGGCACCGAGCTGGAGTTCATGGTCTTCCAGGACACCTACGAGCAGGCCTGGAACGCCAACTACCGCGGCCTGACCCCCGCCAACCAGTACAACATCGACTACTCGGTCCTCGGGACCGGCCGTGTCGAACCCCTGCTGCGCCGGATCCGCAACGAGATGCAGGCCGCCGGTCTGACCGTCGAGTCGGCCAAGGGCGAGTGCAACCTCGGCCAGCACGAGATCGCCTTCCGCTACGACGAGGCGCTCACCACCTGCGACCAGCACTCCGTCTACAAGACCGGCGCCAAGGAGATCGCCGCACAGGAAGGCGTCGCGCTCACCTTCATGGCCAAGTACGACGAGCGCGAGGGCAACTCCTGTCATATCCACCTCTCCCTCACCGACGCCGACGGACGCAACGCGATGGCCGGAGAGGGCCACGAGGCACACGGTATGTCACCGGTGATGCGCCACTTCCTGGCCGGCCAGCTTGCCGCGCTGCGCGACTTCTCCCTTCTCTACGCCCCGAACATCAACTCGTACAAGCGTTTCCGGCCCGGATCCTTCGCGCCGACCGCCGTCGCCTGGGGCCTCGACAACCGCACCTGCGCCCTGCGCGTCGTCGGCCACGGCCGCTCCATGCGCTTCGAGAACCGCCTCCCCGGCGGCGACGTCAACCCCTACCTCGCCGTCGCCGGCCTGGTCGCGGCCGGCCTCTACGGCATCGAGAACCGCCTGGAACTGCCCCCGATCTGCACCGGCAACGCCTACACCGGCGACTACGCCCACGTCCCCGCGACCCTGCGCGAGGCCGCCGAACTCTGGGAGAACAGCGAGATCGCCAAGGCCGCGTTCGGCCCCGAGGTCGTCGCCCACTACCGGAACATGGCCCGCGTGGAACTCGACGCCTACGACTCCGCGGTGACCGACTGGGAGCTGCGCCGCTCCTTCGAACGCCTGTAG
- a CDS encoding aldehyde dehydrogenase: protein MSDALAPFDLRVLNPATEELVAVVPAATRDDVDAAVARAAAAQRAWAAAAPADRARLLRRFAAVVDAHVEELAQLEVREAGHTIGNARWEAGNVRDLLDFAAGGVERLSGRQIPVAGGIDVTFLEPLGVIGVIAPWNFPLPIAAWGLAPALAAGNAVILKPAETTPLTALRLAELALEAGIPEHLFQVLPGRGDTAGDALVEHPGVAKIVFTGSTRVGKQIMAKCAERVKRVTLELGGKSPNIVFADADLEAAAAAAPMSFLDNTGQDCCARTRILVQRSAYDRFLDLVAPRIADVAVGDPLDEKTQMGPLISRSQLDRVRSFVTDDLTAVRGTAPEGPGFWYPPTLVTDVDPAAPVAVEEVFGPVAVVLPFEDEEDAVRLANATAYGLSGSLWTRDIGRALRVSRAVAAGNLSVNSHSSVRYWTPFGGYKQSGLGRELGPDALTAFTETKNVFISTEA, encoded by the coding sequence GTGTCCGATGCGCTGGCCCCCTTCGATCTGAGAGTGCTCAATCCGGCCACCGAGGAACTCGTCGCCGTCGTCCCGGCCGCCACACGGGACGACGTCGACGCCGCCGTCGCCCGGGCCGCCGCGGCCCAGCGCGCCTGGGCGGCGGCCGCCCCCGCCGACCGGGCCCGCCTGCTGCGCCGCTTCGCCGCGGTCGTCGACGCACACGTCGAGGAACTGGCGCAGCTGGAGGTCCGCGAAGCCGGCCACACAATCGGCAACGCCCGCTGGGAAGCCGGCAACGTACGCGACCTCCTCGACTTCGCCGCCGGGGGCGTGGAACGGCTCTCCGGCCGCCAGATCCCCGTCGCCGGCGGCATCGACGTCACCTTCCTCGAACCCCTCGGCGTCATCGGCGTGATCGCCCCGTGGAACTTCCCCCTGCCGATCGCCGCCTGGGGCCTGGCCCCGGCCCTCGCCGCAGGCAACGCCGTCATCCTCAAGCCCGCCGAGACCACCCCCCTGACCGCGCTGCGCCTCGCCGAACTCGCCCTTGAGGCCGGGATCCCCGAACACCTCTTCCAGGTGCTCCCCGGCCGCGGCGACACCGCGGGCGACGCCCTCGTCGAACACCCCGGCGTCGCGAAGATCGTCTTCACCGGCTCCACCCGGGTCGGCAAGCAGATCATGGCCAAGTGCGCCGAACGGGTGAAGCGCGTCACCCTCGAACTCGGCGGCAAGAGCCCCAACATCGTCTTCGCCGACGCCGACCTGGAGGCCGCCGCGGCCGCCGCCCCCATGTCCTTCCTCGACAACACCGGCCAGGACTGCTGCGCCCGCACCCGCATCCTCGTCCAGCGCTCCGCGTACGACCGCTTCCTCGACCTCGTCGCCCCCCGCATCGCGGACGTCGCCGTCGGCGACCCGCTCGACGAGAAGACGCAGATGGGCCCGCTGATCTCCCGGTCCCAGCTGGACCGAGTCCGGTCCTTCGTCACCGACGACCTCACCGCGGTCCGCGGCACCGCCCCCGAAGGCCCCGGCTTCTGGTACCCGCCGACCCTCGTCACCGACGTCGACCCCGCCGCGCCCGTCGCCGTCGAGGAGGTCTTCGGGCCCGTCGCCGTCGTCCTGCCCTTCGAGGACGAGGAGGACGCCGTACGCCTGGCCAACGCCACCGCATACGGCCTCTCCGGCTCCCTGTGGACCCGGGACATCGGCCGCGCGCTGCGCGTCTCGCGGGCCGTCGCCGCCGGCAACCTGTCCGTCAACTCCCACAGCAGCGTCCGCTACTGGACCCCCTTCGGCGGCTACAAGCAGTCCGGGCTCGGCCGTGAGCTCGGACCCGACGCCCTCACCGCTTTCACCGAGACCAAGAACGTCTTCATCAGCACGGAGGCCTGA
- a CDS encoding 3-oxoacyl-ACP reductase has product MSVEPNAIICRRLVGRTAVITGAGSGIGLATARRLASEGANVVCADIDETAGKAAAEEVGGLFVKVDVTDKEDVEALFKTAFDTYGSVDIAFNNAGISPPDDDSILTTELDAWRRVQDVNLTSVYLCCKAALPYMQRQGRGSIINTASFVAIMGAATSQISYTASKGGVLAMSRELGVQFAREGIRVNALCPGPVNTPLLQELFAKDPERAARRLVHIPLGRFAEPTEIAAAVAFLASDDSSFINATDFLVDGGISGAYVTPL; this is encoded by the coding sequence ATGTCCGTAGAGCCCAACGCGATCATCTGCCGCCGCCTCGTCGGCCGCACCGCCGTCATCACGGGAGCCGGCAGCGGCATCGGCCTCGCCACCGCCCGCCGACTGGCCTCCGAAGGCGCCAACGTCGTCTGCGCGGACATCGACGAGACGGCCGGCAAGGCCGCCGCCGAGGAGGTCGGAGGCCTCTTCGTGAAGGTCGACGTCACCGACAAGGAAGACGTCGAGGCCCTCTTCAAGACCGCCTTCGACACCTACGGCTCCGTCGACATCGCCTTCAACAACGCGGGCATCTCGCCCCCGGACGACGACTCCATCCTCACCACCGAGCTCGACGCCTGGCGCCGCGTCCAGGACGTCAACCTCACCTCCGTCTACCTCTGCTGCAAGGCCGCCCTGCCCTACATGCAGCGCCAGGGCCGCGGCTCCATCATCAACACCGCCTCCTTCGTCGCCATCATGGGCGCCGCCACCTCCCAGATCTCCTACACGGCCTCCAAGGGCGGCGTCCTCGCCATGTCGCGCGAGCTCGGCGTCCAGTTCGCCCGCGAGGGCATCCGCGTCAACGCCCTGTGCCCGGGGCCCGTCAACACCCCGCTGCTCCAGGAACTGTTCGCCAAGGACCCCGAGCGCGCCGCCCGCCGCCTCGTGCACATCCCGCTGGGCCGGTTCGCCGAGCCCACCGAGATCGCCGCCGCCGTCGCCTTCCTCGCCAGCGACGACTCCTCCTTCATCAACGCCACCGACTTCCTCGTCGACGGTGGCATCTCGGGCGCGTACGTCACGCCCCTCTAG
- a CDS encoding HAD family hydrolase: MSPRTTTQRLQALAAAAVTVAALAAAGPTAAAAGPLAHCATPRLTTGWYGDNQARLQQLIDRYGRCGPHRPTRARPVAVFDWDNTVVKNDVGDATMFWLLRNGKVRQPARGDWTTTSRFLTPAAAGALADACAALARPGTPLPTGTPAGAGCADEIRAVYGTAATRTGATAFTGWDRRTMEPGYAWLPQLMQGWTAHEIRGFAAAARTENLDAPVGATQQVGTGSATGWVRYYDQQKDLIKSLGKAGFDVWISSASPQPVVEVWAAAVGIGADRVIGIRNTTTRGGAYTAHLQGCGSVADGADTMITYIDGKRCWINKEVFGVRGPAAGTVQPPARRPVFAAGDSDTDITFLRDATVLRLAVNRNKTELMCRAYDNSDGKWIVNPMFIEPKKQRTSPYPCSTTGYIDHDGTAGPVRRDDTSVIPDQADTVFQAVTER; encoded by the coding sequence GTGTCCCCACGCACCACCACCCAGCGCCTCCAGGCGCTCGCCGCCGCCGCGGTCACCGTGGCGGCCCTCGCCGCCGCCGGCCCCACCGCCGCGGCCGCAGGCCCCCTTGCGCACTGCGCCACCCCGCGGCTGACGACCGGCTGGTACGGCGACAACCAGGCGCGCCTCCAGCAGCTCATCGACCGCTACGGCCGCTGCGGCCCCCACCGCCCCACCCGCGCCAGGCCCGTCGCCGTCTTCGACTGGGACAACACCGTCGTCAAGAACGACGTCGGCGACGCCACCATGTTCTGGCTGCTCCGCAACGGCAAGGTCCGCCAGCCCGCCCGCGGGGACTGGACCACCACCAGCCGCTTCCTGACCCCTGCCGCCGCCGGGGCCCTCGCCGACGCCTGCGCAGCCCTCGCCCGCCCGGGCACCCCGCTGCCCACCGGGACCCCCGCGGGAGCCGGCTGCGCGGACGAGATCAGGGCGGTCTACGGCACCGCCGCGACCCGCACCGGAGCCACCGCCTTCACCGGCTGGGACCGCCGCACGATGGAACCCGGGTACGCCTGGCTGCCCCAGCTGATGCAGGGCTGGACCGCCCACGAGATCCGCGGCTTCGCCGCCGCCGCCCGCACCGAGAACCTCGACGCGCCCGTCGGCGCCACCCAGCAGGTCGGCACCGGCAGCGCCACCGGGTGGGTGCGCTACTACGACCAGCAGAAGGACCTGATCAAGAGCCTCGGCAAGGCCGGCTTCGACGTCTGGATCAGCTCGGCCTCCCCCCAGCCGGTCGTCGAGGTCTGGGCCGCGGCCGTCGGCATCGGCGCCGACCGCGTCATCGGCATCCGCAACACCACGACCCGCGGCGGGGCGTACACCGCCCACCTCCAGGGATGCGGCTCCGTCGCGGACGGAGCCGACACGATGATCACGTACATCGACGGCAAGCGCTGCTGGATCAACAAGGAGGTCTTCGGAGTGCGCGGCCCCGCCGCCGGGACGGTCCAGCCGCCCGCCCGCCGCCCGGTGTTCGCGGCGGGAGACTCCGACACCGACATCACGTTCCTGCGGGACGCGACCGTCCTGCGGCTCGCGGTGAACCGGAACAAGACCGAGCTCATGTGCCGGGCCTACGACAACAGCGACGGCAAGTGGATCGTCAACCCGATGTTCATCGAGCCGAAGAAGCAGAGGACCAGCCCCTACCCCTGCTCCACCACCGGCTACATCGACCACGACGGCACCGCCGGCCCGGTCCGCCGCGACGACACGAGCGTCATTCCGGATCAGGCGGACACCGTGTTCCAGGCCGTCACAGAAAGGTGA
- a CDS encoding alanine racemase has product MNSPAADRARYDRATAHLDAPLAIVDVEAFDANADDLVRRAGGKPVRVASKSVRCRALLERVLARPGFAGIMSYTLAESLWLARSGFEDVLLAYPSADRAGFGELAGDAKLAAAVTVMVDDPAQLDLVDAARDGGAEEIRVCLELDTALHLMGGRIRVGARRSPLREPAELAALARAVVARPGFRVVGLMAYEGHVAGVGDALAGRPLRSRAIRLMQGAARRELAARRAAVVAAVRAVVPDLEFVNGGGTGSVQQTAAEEAVTEIAAGSGLYVPRLFDNYTSFSGRPAALFAQPVVRRPGVGVVTVLGGGYPASGAPGPDRLPVPYLPQGLRYDPQEGAGEVQTPLLGSPADDLLIGDRVWFRHAKAGELCERFDTLHLVEGDRVSGSVPTYRGEGLTFL; this is encoded by the coding sequence ATGAACTCCCCCGCCGCCGACCGCGCCCGGTACGACCGGGCGACCGCGCACCTGGACGCGCCGCTGGCCATCGTGGATGTCGAGGCCTTCGACGCCAATGCAGACGATCTCGTGCGCCGGGCCGGCGGCAAGCCGGTCCGGGTCGCCAGCAAGTCGGTCCGGTGCCGTGCTTTGCTCGAACGGGTGCTGGCCCGCCCCGGGTTCGCCGGGATCATGTCGTACACCCTCGCCGAGTCGCTCTGGCTGGCCCGTTCCGGGTTCGAGGACGTGCTCCTCGCCTACCCCTCCGCGGACCGGGCCGGTTTCGGCGAGCTGGCCGGCGACGCCAAGCTGGCCGCGGCCGTCACCGTGATGGTGGACGACCCCGCGCAGCTGGACCTGGTCGACGCGGCCCGTGACGGCGGTGCCGAGGAGATCCGGGTGTGCCTGGAACTGGACACCGCCCTGCACCTGATGGGCGGCCGGATCCGGGTGGGCGCGCGCCGGTCGCCGCTGCGCGAACCGGCGGAACTGGCGGCGCTGGCCCGGGCAGTCGTCGCGCGCCCCGGGTTCCGGGTGGTGGGGCTGATGGCGTACGAGGGCCATGTCGCCGGGGTCGGGGACGCTCTGGCGGGGCGCCCCCTGCGGTCTCGGGCGATCCGGCTGATGCAGGGCGCGGCCCGCAGGGAGTTGGCGGCGCGCCGGGCCGCGGTGGTGGCGGCCGTACGGGCCGTCGTACCGGACCTGGAGTTCGTCAACGGCGGCGGCACGGGCAGCGTGCAGCAGACCGCGGCCGAGGAGGCGGTGACCGAGATCGCCGCTGGGTCGGGGCTGTACGTGCCGCGGCTCTTCGACAACTACACCTCGTTCAGCGGCCGACCGGCCGCCCTCTTCGCCCAGCCGGTGGTACGCCGGCCCGGGGTGGGGGTGGTCACGGTGCTCGGCGGCGGCTACCCGGCGTCCGGGGCGCCCGGCCCGGACCGGCTGCCGGTCCCGTACCTGCCGCAGGGGCTGCGCTACGACCCGCAGGAGGGCGCGGGCGAGGTGCAGACGCCGCTGCTGGGGAGCCCGGCCGACGACCTGCTGATCGGCGACCGGGTCTGGTTCCGCCATGCGAAGGCCGGCGAACTGTGCGAGCGGTTCGACACCCTGCACCTCGTGGAGGGCGACCGGGTCTCGGGCAGTGTGCCGACCTATCGGGGCGAGGGCCTCACCTTTCTGTGA
- the mycP gene encoding type VII secretion-associated serine protease mycosin — translation MTLAGASARALLRGAAVLAAAALLATATAAPAAADTIRDRQWGLLALRAEEAWGTTRGDGVTVAVLDTGVDESHPDLSGQVLAGTDLIGMGAGPGDRAWARHGTAMASIIAGHGHGPSRSQGVLGVAPQARILPVRVILEESDPGRATARESKGGALAEGIRWAADHGADVINLSLGDDSDSAHHEAGEDEAVQYALAKGVVVVASAGNGGESGDRVSYPAAYPGVIAVTAVDRRGRKAKFSTRNWYATVSAPGVDVVIADPDRSYYEGWGTSAAAAFVSGAAALVRAAHPDLSPAQIKKLLEDTASDSPAGGRDDARGHGMVDPAAALQVADEMRPEAAVPAPAPAAARYFGPGPEPVRPPERGARLGAPAAAAAGAVLLVLAAVLARRPRRGPRGGGADPAQ, via the coding sequence ATGACCCTCGCCGGAGCCTCCGCCCGCGCCCTCCTCCGTGGTGCGGCCGTGCTCGCCGCCGCCGCTCTCCTGGCCACCGCCACCGCCGCCCCGGCCGCTGCCGACACCATCCGCGACCGCCAGTGGGGGCTCCTGGCCCTGCGCGCCGAGGAGGCCTGGGGCACCACCCGCGGGGACGGCGTGACCGTCGCCGTCCTCGACACCGGCGTCGACGAGTCCCACCCGGACCTGTCCGGCCAGGTCCTCGCCGGCACCGACCTCATCGGCATGGGCGCCGGCCCCGGCGACCGGGCCTGGGCCCGCCACGGGACCGCCATGGCGAGCATCATCGCCGGGCACGGGCACGGTCCGAGCCGCAGCCAGGGAGTCCTCGGCGTCGCGCCGCAGGCGCGGATCCTGCCCGTACGGGTGATCCTCGAAGAGAGCGACCCGGGCCGGGCCACGGCACGCGAGAGCAAGGGCGGCGCCCTGGCCGAAGGCATCCGCTGGGCCGCGGACCACGGGGCCGACGTGATCAACCTGTCCCTCGGCGACGACAGCGACTCCGCCCACCACGAGGCGGGCGAGGACGAGGCGGTCCAGTACGCGCTCGCCAAGGGGGTGGTCGTCGTGGCCTCCGCAGGCAACGGCGGCGAGTCGGGCGACCGCGTCTCCTACCCGGCCGCCTACCCGGGGGTCATCGCCGTGACCGCGGTCGACCGCCGCGGCCGGAAGGCGAAATTCTCCACGCGCAATTGGTATGCCACCGTGAGCGCCCCCGGAGTCGACGTCGTCATCGCCGACCCGGACCGCTCCTACTACGAGGGCTGGGGCACCAGCGCCGCCGCCGCCTTCGTCTCCGGAGCGGCGGCCCTGGTCAGGGCCGCGCACCCCGATCTGTCCCCCGCCCAGATCAAGAAGCTGCTGGAGGACACCGCCTCCGACTCCCCGGCCGGTGGTCGCGACGACGCCCGCGGCCACGGAATGGTCGATCCCGCAGCCGCCCTCCAGGTCGCGGACGAGATGCGGCCCGAGGCTGCGGTACCCGCCCCGGCCCCGGCCGCCGCCCGGTACTTCGGCCCGGGCCCCGAGCCGGTCCGCCCGCCGGAGCGCGGCGCCCGGCTCGGCGCTCCGGCCGCCGCGGCCGCCGGAGCGGTGCTGCTCGTGCTGGCCGCCGTACTGGCCCGGCGCCCGCGACGTGGTCCCCGGGGCGGCGGCGCGGACCCGGCACAGTAG
- a CDS encoding SseB family protein — translation MANKNIPDPGFSDDDGSADPELTAALAAWAEDRTQEPRVLAALKGARLLVPVVAVLGEVETDPETGLKREKTSDMAVPTLRAGDRRALPAFTSIASLALWDPAARPVAVPLHQALAAAAHEKADTVVLDLAGPVAYQLTGPALLALAEGRTDTDPLADPAVREAVRAAVSAEPAVRCAHLGPGGADADGTLAIVLAADAQAPAAARRVAEALAADTTLRARLVRGLDLALLPPDAPVPPGEPLYTR, via the coding sequence ATGGCGAACAAGAACATTCCCGACCCGGGCTTCTCCGACGACGACGGCTCCGCCGACCCCGAGCTGACCGCGGCCCTCGCCGCATGGGCCGAGGACCGCACGCAGGAGCCGCGCGTCCTGGCGGCACTGAAGGGCGCCCGCCTGCTGGTCCCGGTGGTGGCCGTCCTCGGCGAGGTGGAGACCGACCCGGAGACCGGACTCAAGCGGGAGAAGACCAGCGACATGGCCGTCCCGACCCTGCGGGCGGGGGACCGGCGGGCCCTGCCGGCCTTCACCTCGATCGCCTCGCTCGCGCTCTGGGACCCGGCCGCCCGGCCGGTGGCCGTCCCGCTGCACCAGGCTCTGGCGGCCGCCGCGCACGAGAAGGCCGACACCGTCGTGCTGGACCTGGCCGGCCCGGTCGCCTACCAGCTGACCGGGCCTGCGCTGCTCGCGCTCGCCGAGGGCCGCACGGACACCGACCCACTGGCCGACCCCGCCGTGCGGGAGGCCGTACGGGCCGCCGTGTCCGCCGAGCCGGCCGTGCGATGCGCCCACCTCGGCCCGGGCGGCGCCGACGCTGACGGAACCCTGGCGATCGTGCTGGCCGCCGACGCCCAGGCCCCCGCCGCGGCCCGCCGCGTAGCCGAGGCCCTGGCGGCGGACACCACCCTGCGGGCCCGCTTGGTGCGCGGCCTCGACCTGGCGCTGCTGCCGCCGGACGCTCCGGTCCCGCCCGGCGAGCCCCTCTACACCCGCTGA
- a CDS encoding DUF1844 domain-containing protein, whose amino-acid sequence MTDATPSTDPAADGAPDYDAMTRDIADVPAVEVITTVAVHLLSAAAVNLGLDKPDSEHKDLDEARKLITALAGLVTASATEISSFHAAPLRDGLKSLQLAFREASVVPDEPGQGPGEKFTGPVFG is encoded by the coding sequence ATGACTGACGCGACACCCTCCACCGACCCCGCTGCCGACGGCGCCCCCGACTACGACGCCATGACCCGCGACATCGCGGACGTGCCCGCCGTCGAGGTGATCACGACGGTGGCCGTGCACCTGCTGAGCGCCGCGGCGGTCAACCTGGGCCTGGACAAGCCGGACTCCGAGCACAAGGACCTCGACGAGGCCCGCAAGCTGATCACAGCCCTGGCCGGACTCGTCACCGCGAGCGCCACCGAGATCAGCTCCTTCCACGCCGCCCCGCTGCGCGACGGTCTGAAGTCGCTCCAGCTGGCCTTCCGCGAGGCCTCGGTCGTCCCGGACGAGCCGGGCCAGGGCCCGGGCGAGAAGTTCACCGGTCCCGTCTTCGGCTGA
- the infC gene encoding translation initiation factor IF-3: MWCYRGGSISTEPRINDRIRVPEVRLVGPSGEQVGIVPLAKALELAQEYDLDLVEVAASARPPVCKLMDYGKFKYESAMKAREARKNQAHTVIKEMKLRPKIDPHDYDTKKGHVVRFLKQGDKVKITIMFRGREQSRPELGYRLLQRLASDVEELGFIESNPKQDGRNMIMVLGPHKKKTEAMAEAREAQAARKAERQGAAAADEATPSQEAAPVEATDAKDAKVTEADAGEANAEA, encoded by the coding sequence GTGTGGTGCTACCGAGGAGGATCCATCAGCACCGAGCCCCGCATCAACGACCGGATTCGCGTTCCCGAGGTACGACTCGTCGGTCCCAGCGGCGAGCAGGTCGGCATCGTGCCGCTTGCCAAGGCGCTTGAGCTGGCACAGGAGTACGACCTCGACCTGGTCGAGGTCGCGGCGTCCGCACGCCCGCCGGTCTGCAAGCTCATGGACTACGGCAAGTTCAAGTACGAGTCGGCCATGAAGGCCCGTGAGGCGCGCAAGAACCAGGCGCACACGGTCATCAAGGAAATGAAGCTCCGGCCGAAGATCGACCCGCACGACTACGACACCAAGAAGGGTCACGTCGTTCGGTTCCTCAAGCAGGGCGACAAGGTCAAGATCACGATCATGTTCCGTGGTCGCGAGCAGTCCCGGCCGGAACTCGGCTACCGACTGCTGCAGCGTCTCGCTTCGGACGTCGAGGAGCTCGGCTTCATCGAGTCGAACCCGAAGCAGGACGGGCGAAACATGATCATGGTCCTCGGTCCGCACAAGAAGAAGACCGAGGCCATGGCCGAAGCCCGCGAGGCGCAGGCCGCACGCAAGGCCGAGCGCCAGGGCGCCGCCGCCGCCGACGAAGCGACTCCCTCCCAGGAGGCCGCCCCGGTCGAGGCGACGGACGCCAAGGATGCCAAGGTCACCGAGGCCGACGCCGGTGAGGCGAACGCCGAGGCCTGA
- the rpmI gene encoding 50S ribosomal protein L35, whose protein sequence is MPKNKTHSGTKKRFKVTGSGKVLRERAGKRHLLEHKSSRLTRRLTGNAEMAPGDAAKIKKLLGI, encoded by the coding sequence ATGCCGAAGAACAAGACGCACAGCGGTACCAAGAAGCGTTTCAAGGTCACCGGCTCCGGCAAGGTGCTCCGCGAGCGCGCCGGCAAGCGCCACCTGCTCGAGCACAAGTCGTCCCGCCTGACCCGTCGCCTCACCGGCAACGCGGAGATGGCTCCCGGCGACGCCGCGAAGATCAAGAAGCTTCTCGGCATCTGA
- the rplT gene encoding 50S ribosomal protein L20 — protein MARVKRAVNAHKKRRAILEAASGYRGQRSRLYRKAKEQVTHSLVYNFNDRKKRKGDFRQLWIQRINAAARQNGMTYNRLIQGLKAANIEVDRKILAELAVNDANAFAALVEVAQKALPADVNAPKAAA, from the coding sequence GTGGCACGCGTCAAGCGGGCAGTAAACGCCCACAAGAAGCGCCGGGCGATCCTCGAGGCGGCCTCCGGCTACCGCGGTCAGCGTTCGCGCCTGTACCGCAAGGCCAAGGAGCAGGTCACCCACTCGCTGGTCTACAACTTCAACGACCGCAAGAAGCGCAAGGGCGACTTCCGTCAGCTGTGGATCCAGCGCATCAACGCCGCTGCCCGCCAGAACGGCATGACGTACAACCGCCTCATCCAGGGTCTGAAGGCCGCCAACATCGAGGTGGACCGCAAGATCCTCGCGGAGCTGGCCGTCAACGACGCCAACGCGTTCGCCGCCCTCGTCGAGGTCGCGCAGAAGGCGCTCCCGGCCGACGTCAACGCCCCCAAGGCCGCTGCCTAA